From Paraburkholderia sabiae, a single genomic window includes:
- a CDS encoding c-type cytochrome, with translation MQRAARLTRRMTLPLAAGAAFALAVVVDAHAADTAAPAAAGTRSEQVVRGEYLARAGDCVACHTAPRGKTFGGGLAMETPFGTLYTPNISPDNEYGIGKWTADDFFKMMRTGKSPDGKLIYPAMPIAAYTKVTREDSDAIFAYLKSVEAVHQPNRKHELRFPFNQRELLVGWRSLYFREGEFQPNPSRSVEWNRGAYLVEGLGHCSMCHTKINLLGGSSKSEQFAGGLIPVQNWYAPSLTSDKDGGLGDWSIKDIVDLLQAGISDRGAVYGPMAEVTYHSLQYMTDDDVKAMAVYLKTLPDNDPGRKTGPSATVKPAVFETGQRIYMQKCATCHGEHGEGKLQHYPPLARNQSIEMDSAVNPIRIVLNGGFPPGTRRNPEPYGMPPFAQELNDADAAAVVTYIRTAWGNHGLPVTAKQVNELRKAPLH, from the coding sequence ATGCAACGAGCCGCTCGATTGACACGCCGCATGACGCTGCCGCTTGCAGCCGGCGCTGCGTTCGCGCTTGCCGTTGTCGTCGATGCACATGCCGCCGACACTGCCGCACCCGCAGCCGCCGGAACACGCTCCGAACAGGTCGTGCGCGGCGAATATCTGGCGCGCGCGGGCGATTGCGTCGCGTGTCACACGGCGCCGCGCGGCAAGACCTTCGGCGGCGGGCTCGCGATGGAGACGCCGTTCGGCACGCTGTACACGCCGAACATCAGCCCGGACAACGAATACGGCATCGGCAAATGGACGGCTGACGACTTCTTCAAGATGATGCGCACGGGCAAGAGCCCGGACGGCAAGCTCATCTATCCCGCGATGCCGATCGCGGCCTACACGAAGGTCACGCGCGAAGACTCCGACGCGATCTTCGCGTATCTGAAGTCGGTGGAAGCCGTGCATCAGCCGAATCGCAAACATGAACTGCGATTCCCGTTCAACCAGCGCGAACTGCTGGTCGGCTGGCGCTCGCTGTATTTCCGCGAAGGCGAGTTCCAGCCGAACCCGAGTCGCTCCGTCGAATGGAACCGCGGCGCGTATCTGGTCGAAGGACTCGGCCATTGCTCGATGTGCCATACGAAGATCAATCTGCTCGGCGGTTCGTCGAAGAGCGAGCAGTTCGCGGGCGGGCTGATTCCCGTGCAGAACTGGTACGCGCCGTCGCTGACATCCGACAAGGACGGCGGTCTCGGCGACTGGAGCATCAAGGACATCGTCGATCTGTTGCAGGCGGGCATTTCGGATCGCGGCGCGGTCTACGGCCCGATGGCCGAAGTCACGTATCACAGCCTGCAATACATGACCGACGACGACGTGAAAGCGATGGCCGTCTATCTGAAGACGCTGCCCGACAACGATCCCGGCCGCAAGACGGGCCCGTCGGCGACCGTGAAACCGGCCGTGTTCGAAACGGGCCAGCGCATCTACATGCAGAAGTGCGCGACCTGTCACGGCGAGCATGGCGAAGGCAAGCTGCAGCACTACCCGCCCCTCGCGCGCAACCAGTCGATCGAAATGGACTCGGCCGTCAACCCGATCCGCATCGTGCTGAACGGCGGCTTCCCGCCCGGCACGCGACGCAATCCCGAACCGTACGGCATGCCGCCGTTCGCGCAGGAACTGAACGACGCCGACGCAGCCGCCGTCGTCACGTATATCCGCACGGCGTGGGGCAACCACGGCCTGCCTGTGACGGCGAAACAGGTCAACGAACTGCGCAAGGCGCCGCTGCACTAG
- a CDS encoding response regulator transcription factor, with protein MRKDVTPPIRTIIADDHPLVLLAMENLMSGFPNIEIVGKATDSSELFAEAQRVKCELVIMDLYMPGGIHGDGTEMVRQFKERHPDVVVVVLTMETSADALQKVLALGVGAVVSKRDRIDLIHVAIITALARECYVGPAIRALLADATLSRRIDYVRQVLSRRELEVLTQYATGRGVTEIALRLGRSVKTISAQKCTAMRKLSLQSDADLFRFAVEHGLVPDDQPIAASRTGGRG; from the coding sequence ATGAGGAAGGATGTGACACCGCCAATCCGCACCATCATCGCCGACGATCATCCGCTCGTCTTGCTGGCGATGGAAAATCTGATGTCGGGATTTCCCAACATCGAAATTGTCGGCAAGGCGACAGATTCATCCGAGTTGTTCGCTGAGGCGCAGCGTGTCAAATGCGAACTCGTCATCATGGATCTCTACATGCCGGGCGGCATACACGGTGACGGCACCGAGATGGTCCGGCAGTTCAAGGAGCGTCATCCTGATGTCGTCGTAGTCGTGCTGACGATGGAAACGTCGGCCGACGCACTGCAAAAGGTGCTCGCGCTCGGTGTGGGTGCGGTTGTGAGCAAGCGCGACCGCATCGACCTGATTCACGTGGCGATCATCACTGCGCTGGCGCGCGAATGCTATGTCGGTCCTGCCATTCGCGCCTTGCTCGCCGACGCTACCTTGTCGCGCCGGATCGACTATGTCAGGCAGGTTCTGTCGCGACGCGAACTCGAGGTGCTGACGCAATACGCGACGGGGCGAGGCGTCACCGAAATCGCGCTAAGGCTTGGCCGTAGCGTCAAGACGATCAGCGCGCAGAAGTGCACGGCGATGCGCAAGCTGTCGCTGCAAAGCGATGCCGATCTGTTCCGATTCGCCGTCGAACATGGTCTGGTGCCCGACGATCAACCCATTGCGGCAAGCAGGACAGGCGGACGAGGCTGA
- a CDS encoding response regulator transcription factor, with the protein MENKIRVIVADDHACVRVGVRFLLEQISHVSVVGEADSTQALAELLDVCTCDVVVTDIGMPGIDGESNAIQFLRRVMHHTPHLPIVVLTMIHQPSILMGLLQHGVAAIVDKRDMTASLIHAIDAVLTGQGYLSNHARAAIAKAGTPQPRSGVMSAGEWKVFTMYVSGMTISQIAVRLNRSAKTISTQKRNAMRKLGLETEADVIDYACQIGLT; encoded by the coding sequence ATGGAAAACAAGATTCGCGTCATCGTCGCCGACGATCACGCGTGCGTGCGCGTGGGCGTCAGGTTTTTGCTGGAGCAGATCAGCCATGTATCGGTCGTTGGTGAGGCGGACAGCACGCAGGCGCTCGCCGAGTTGCTGGACGTATGCACGTGCGACGTCGTCGTGACGGACATCGGCATGCCGGGCATCGACGGCGAGAGCAATGCAATCCAGTTCCTGAGACGTGTGATGCACCACACGCCGCATTTGCCCATCGTCGTACTCACGATGATCCATCAACCGTCGATCCTGATGGGGTTGCTGCAGCATGGCGTCGCCGCGATCGTTGACAAGCGCGACATGACCGCTTCGTTGATTCACGCGATCGACGCGGTGTTGACGGGCCAGGGCTATCTGTCCAACCACGCGCGCGCAGCGATCGCGAAGGCGGGCACTCCGCAACCACGATCGGGCGTGATGAGTGCCGGCGAATGGAAAGTCTTCACGATGTACGTAAGCGGTATGACGATCAGCCAGATTGCGGTCCGGCTCAATCGCAGCGCGAAGACGATCAGCACGCAGAAGCGCAACGCCATGCGCAAGCTCGGGCTGGAAACGGAAGCTGACGTGATCGACTACGCCTGTCAGATCGGTCTCACCTGA
- a CDS encoding LysR family transcriptional regulator — protein MNQRAFDLAQLRTFVAVAEAGSVSAGADRVFLSQSSASEQLKKLEERAGQPLFLRGKLGVTATPAGAKLLDHARRILAMSEAAFEDLQGRALDGELRIAITDYYRPHDVARVLKMFSEQHPRLRLHVTVLPSAVIDSGVEDDGTFDIGLSLRIVAPGAKRVASGRPTAASTVVRREKLVWAMSADADPRHIATPFHLVLLPSTCQLQRFVVRLLDESRVPYLVSHSASGMAGLQLALKAGLGISCLNESSIGSGMVPCPPAISLPQLPAVEFHLLPGRPGESELVTNAREAFMRLLA, from the coding sequence ATGAACCAGCGGGCGTTCGACCTCGCGCAGTTGCGCACCTTCGTGGCCGTCGCGGAAGCGGGCAGCGTGTCGGCTGGCGCCGATCGCGTGTTCCTGTCGCAGTCGTCGGCGAGCGAGCAACTGAAGAAGCTTGAGGAGCGCGCCGGCCAGCCGCTCTTCCTGCGCGGCAAACTGGGCGTCACGGCGACGCCTGCGGGCGCGAAGCTGCTGGATCACGCGCGCCGCATCCTCGCGATGAGCGAAGCCGCGTTCGAAGACCTGCAAGGGCGCGCGCTCGACGGCGAGTTGCGTATCGCGATCACCGATTACTACCGTCCGCACGATGTCGCGCGCGTGCTGAAGATGTTCTCGGAGCAGCATCCTCGGTTGCGGCTGCATGTGACGGTGCTGCCGAGCGCGGTGATCGACAGCGGCGTCGAAGACGACGGCACGTTCGACATCGGTCTGTCGCTGCGCATCGTCGCGCCGGGCGCGAAGCGGGTCGCGTCGGGCAGGCCGACTGCCGCCAGCACCGTCGTGCGACGCGAGAAGCTGGTCTGGGCGATGTCCGCCGATGCCGACCCAAGGCACATCGCCACGCCCTTTCATCTCGTGCTGCTGCCGTCGACCTGTCAGCTGCAGCGCTTCGTCGTCCGCTTGCTCGATGAAAGCAGGGTGCCGTACCTCGTATCGCATTCGGCATCGGGCATGGCCGGTCTTCAACTGGCATTGAAGGCGGGACTCGGCATTTCATGTCTGAACGAATCGTCGATCGGTTCGGGCATGGTGCCCTGCCCGCCTGCAATCAGCCTGCCTCAGTTGCCCGCCGTCGAGTTCCATCTGCTGCCCGGACGTCCCGGCGAAAGCGAGCTCGTCACCAATGCGCGCGAAGCGTTCATGCGTTTGCTTGCCTGA
- a CDS encoding c-type cytochrome, with translation MDEKMHACTTCHGVQGQGRNNDYFPRIAGKPAEYLFNQLQAFRDGGRTYPPMGYLLAFLPDDYLRKISQYFADMQPPYPNADTNPLPQATLDYGKQLVMQGDAKRGIPACVACHGARLTGQQPGIPGLLGLHASYIAGQMGTWRSGTRHALAPDCMHTIAVKLNDKDITAVSSWLARQPRPADPRPVPRLPGKLPLACGSQPE, from the coding sequence ATGGACGAGAAAATGCATGCGTGCACGACCTGTCACGGCGTGCAGGGCCAGGGACGCAACAACGATTATTTCCCGCGCATCGCAGGCAAGCCCGCCGAGTATCTGTTCAACCAGTTGCAAGCTTTCCGCGACGGCGGCCGCACCTATCCGCCGATGGGCTATCTGCTCGCGTTTCTGCCCGACGACTATCTGCGCAAGATCAGCCAGTATTTCGCCGACATGCAGCCGCCCTATCCGAATGCCGATACGAATCCGCTGCCGCAAGCGACGCTCGATTACGGCAAGCAGCTCGTCATGCAAGGCGACGCGAAGCGCGGCATTCCCGCGTGTGTCGCGTGTCACGGCGCGCGGCTGACGGGACAGCAGCCGGGCATTCCCGGCCTGCTCGGTCTGCATGCGAGCTACATCGCGGGACAGATGGGCACATGGCGCTCGGGCACGCGTCACGCGCTCGCGCCGGACTGCATGCATACCATCGCCGTCAAACTCAACGACAAGGACATCACGGCCGTCTCGAGCTGGCTCGCGCGCCAGCCGCGTCCCGCCGATCCGCGTCCCGTGCCGCGATTGCCCGGCAAGCTGCCGCTCGCATGTGGGAGCCAACCGGAATGA
- a CDS encoding response regulator transcription factor, whose translation MLADDHPFVLLGIRATLIAHGGFTVVGEATSPSSLVQLMENAPCDVLVTDLTMPGASGDADDGLRLIRRIRSGWPEVRIVVLTSLTNAAILRSIMSDGVIGMLNKSESMDELAAAIRAAGTGRSYVSRSILQTLAEASGEPFGMSPMRYLSPRQSEVIGMFVRGKSISEIARDLGRDVRTVSRQKRDAMAKLGVSNDPGLFAFVRAYGLAQEIIRDH comes from the coding sequence ATGCTGGCAGACGATCACCCGTTTGTTCTGCTCGGTATCCGGGCCACGCTGATCGCGCATGGAGGATTCACGGTCGTCGGCGAGGCGACGAGCCCTTCGTCGCTTGTTCAACTGATGGAAAACGCGCCATGCGACGTGCTGGTCACGGATCTGACCATGCCGGGTGCGTCGGGGGACGCCGACGACGGGCTCCGGCTCATCCGGCGCATACGCAGCGGCTGGCCGGAGGTTCGCATCGTCGTGCTGACCAGCCTGACCAACGCGGCCATTCTCCGGTCCATCATGTCCGACGGCGTGATCGGCATGCTCAACAAGAGCGAATCGATGGACGAGCTGGCCGCCGCCATACGCGCGGCCGGCACGGGGCGCTCCTACGTGAGCCGGTCGATCCTTCAGACGCTCGCGGAGGCGAGCGGCGAGCCGTTCGGCATGTCGCCCATGCGTTACCTTTCTCCGCGCCAGTCCGAAGTGATCGGCATGTTCGTGCGCGGCAAGTCCATCTCCGAAATCGCCCGCGATCTGGGGCGGGACGTTCGAACGGTTAGCCGGCAAAAGCGCGACGCAATGGCGAAGCTTGGCGTCAGCAACGATCCCGGCCTGTTTGCCTTCGTGCGCGCGTACGGTCTCGCACAAGAGATAATTCGGGATCACTAA
- a CDS encoding cupredoxin domain-containing protein: MSTQPSHSPDSGHAVAERSEKRWAYFVIAIVVFMLVVVVYSGLHWAMMPPSRVETIDPSRLQMSGEFVESNLGSAVEPDGSVVVRFIAQQYSFTPQCLLVPADTDITFRTTSADVVHGLLVTDTNINTMVVPGYVATFSSSFPQPADHLMPCHEFCGFGHQTMWAHVKVIDKAAFFEQAKQNRRLSCVSR, from the coding sequence ATGTCGACCCAACCTTCCCATTCCCCGGATAGCGGCCATGCCGTCGCCGAGCGCTCGGAAAAACGCTGGGCGTATTTCGTCATCGCGATCGTCGTCTTCATGCTCGTGGTCGTCGTGTACTCGGGCCTGCACTGGGCGATGATGCCGCCGTCGCGCGTCGAAACGATCGACCCGTCGCGGCTGCAGATGTCGGGCGAGTTTGTCGAGAGCAATCTCGGCAGCGCGGTCGAGCCGGACGGCTCCGTGGTCGTGCGCTTCATTGCGCAGCAGTACTCGTTCACGCCGCAATGTCTGCTCGTGCCCGCCGACACCGACATCACGTTCCGCACGACGAGCGCCGACGTCGTGCACGGACTGCTCGTCACGGACACGAACATCAACACGATGGTCGTGCCCGGCTATGTCGCGACGTTCTCCTCCTCCTTCCCGCAACCCGCCGACCATTTGATGCCCTGTCACGAGTTCTGCGGCTTCGGCCATCAGACGATGTGGGCGCACGTGAAGGTCATCGACAAAGCTGCCTTCTTCGAACAGGCCAAACAAAACCGGAGGCTCAGCTGTGTTTCACGCTAA
- a CDS encoding MFS transporter — protein MGQAFQALGTSGGLGVDHRWKVLGVGFAANASFAAAFSGIPTTAIFLRNGYHIDNGGLGLVLGMLGLGIAVSELPWGLLTDRWGDRRVLLLGLLTTAAALAAMAGFVVPHGADVPGIVPLALGLLAVGLLGGSVNGSSGRAVMAWFREGERGLAMSIRQTAVPAGGGLGALTLPSLASHFGFAAVYGVLAALCAVTGWFAWRWLHEPPESAASAASAAPSASAQGASPLRDIGVWRVALGIGVLCVPQLAVVTFATVFLHDFGRVGVVGISATMAAVQTGAAVARVWSGRWTDRHGNRRQYMRVCSVLTALLFATLALIAAAGAGGAHGFLTVVLAAMVVLGGVSASAWHGVAYTELATLAGTRRAGTALAMGNTCAFMTLFVTPLAIPPLLAATSWPVVWAIASLCALIALPVFPRPLRAARYGARVRA, from the coding sequence GTGGGACAAGCTTTTCAGGCATTGGGAACATCAGGCGGGTTGGGCGTCGATCATCGCTGGAAGGTGCTGGGCGTCGGTTTCGCCGCGAACGCGAGCTTCGCGGCCGCATTTTCCGGCATTCCGACGACGGCGATCTTTCTGCGTAACGGCTATCACATCGACAACGGCGGATTGGGTCTGGTGCTCGGCATGCTCGGGCTCGGCATTGCCGTCAGCGAGCTGCCGTGGGGACTGCTCACCGATCGTTGGGGCGACCGGCGCGTGCTGCTGCTCGGTCTGCTGACGACGGCCGCCGCGCTCGCGGCGATGGCCGGCTTCGTCGTGCCGCACGGCGCCGACGTGCCCGGCATCGTGCCGCTCGCGCTCGGACTTCTGGCGGTCGGGCTGCTTGGCGGAAGCGTGAACGGGTCGAGCGGGCGCGCCGTGATGGCATGGTTTCGCGAAGGCGAACGCGGTCTCGCGATGAGCATCCGGCAAACGGCTGTGCCCGCGGGCGGCGGACTCGGCGCGCTGACGCTGCCGTCGCTTGCCTCGCACTTCGGTTTTGCGGCGGTGTATGGCGTGCTTGCCGCGCTGTGCGCCGTGACGGGCTGGTTCGCGTGGCGCTGGCTGCATGAGCCGCCGGAGTCGGCTGCGTCTGCTGCTTCGGCTGCGCCCAGTGCGAGTGCGCAGGGCGCCTCGCCGCTGCGCGATATCGGTGTGTGGCGCGTCGCATTGGGAATTGGCGTGCTGTGCGTGCCGCAACTCGCCGTCGTCACGTTTGCGACGGTGTTCCTGCATGACTTCGGACGCGTGGGCGTGGTCGGCATCAGCGCGACGATGGCGGCCGTCCAGACGGGCGCGGCAGTGGCCCGCGTCTGGAGCGGGCGCTGGACCGACCGGCACGGAAACCGTCGCCAGTACATGCGCGTATGCAGCGTGCTGACGGCGCTGCTGTTCGCGACGCTCGCGCTGATCGCAGCAGCGGGCGCGGGCGGCGCGCACGGTTTCTTGACGGTCGTGCTCGCGGCGATGGTCGTGCTGGGCGGCGTCAGTGCATCCGCGTGGCATGGCGTTGCCTACACCGAACTCGCGACGCTCGCAGGGACACGCCGTGCCGGAACCGCACTCGCGATGGGCAACACGTGCGCCTTCATGACCTTGTTCGTCACGCCGCTCGCGATTCCGCCGTTGCTTGCTGCAACTTCCTGGCCGGTGGTCTGGGCCATTGCGAGTCTGTGCGCGCTGATCGCGCTGCCGGTTTTCCCGAGGCCGCTGCGCGCGGCGCGGTACGGAGCGCGCGTGCGGGCGTGA
- a CDS encoding aquaporin, whose amino-acid sequence MSGLGKRLIVEGAGTAWLVFIGCGTAALNTGAQGIGVIAVPLAFGLALATATYVLGRFSGAHFNPAVTVAFVTAQRFPVRDLAPYIAAQVLGAAAGAALLVYIASGRPGFELASSEFGATGYGDHSPADYSLHSALAVEITMSFAFVLARMLVSNGRWANLVGPLVAGLWLMLGYVVATPVTNASLNPARSTGPALFVGDWALDQLWLFWAAPLAGGVLAGLLHSRVFGEPRDVFMQRREDRRGESA is encoded by the coding sequence ATGTCAGGGCTGGGAAAGCGATTGATCGTGGAAGGCGCCGGGACGGCGTGGCTCGTGTTCATCGGGTGCGGCACCGCCGCGCTCAACACCGGCGCGCAGGGCATCGGTGTGATAGCCGTGCCGCTCGCATTCGGTCTGGCGCTCGCTACGGCGACATACGTTCTCGGACGTTTTTCCGGCGCGCACTTCAATCCCGCCGTCACCGTCGCTTTCGTCACAGCGCAACGGTTTCCCGTCCGCGATCTCGCTCCCTATATCGCCGCGCAGGTGCTCGGCGCGGCCGCGGGCGCTGCGCTGCTCGTGTATATCGCGAGTGGCCGTCCCGGTTTCGAGCTGGCGTCGAGCGAGTTCGGCGCGACGGGATATGGCGACCATTCTCCCGCTGACTACTCGCTGCATTCGGCGCTGGCCGTCGAAATCACCATGTCGTTCGCGTTCGTGCTGGCGCGCATGCTGGTGTCGAACGGCCGCTGGGCGAACCTGGTCGGACCGCTCGTCGCGGGCTTGTGGCTGATGCTCGGTTACGTCGTCGCGACGCCCGTCACGAATGCTTCGCTGAACCCCGCGCGCTCGACGGGACCGGCGCTGTTCGTCGGCGACTGGGCGCTCGACCAGTTGTGGCTCTTCTGGGCTGCTCCACTCGCAGGCGGCGTGCTGGCGGGGTTGCTGCACTCGCGTGTATTCGGAGAGCCACGCGATGTTTTCATGCAGCGCCGCGAAGACCGTCGCGGCGAGTCGGCGTGA